GAATTCAACACCAAGTCCCTGCGTAAGTTCGTCGAACAGGTGGTCGACACCGAGCTCTCTGACCGCCTCATTCCGATCCTCTCCGCCTCAGCCGCCAATAATTCCGTCCTCGACTTCCAAGACATTCTCCAGCGCTTCGCTTTTGATAACATCTGTCGAATTGCTTTCGGGTACGACCCGGATTACCTCCTGCCCTCTCTGCCCGAAGCCAAATTCGCAGTGGCTTTCGACGACGCCGTGCAAATCAGCAGCGAAAGATTCGGATTGCCGCACCCTGTGTGGAAACTCAAAAGGGCTCTTGGAATCGGGTCCGAAAAGCGCCTCCGTGCCGTCGTATCGGAAGTCCGCGAGTTCGCGAACACCATTGTCAGAGAAAAGAAGCAGGATCTGAGCGAGGCGAAAGCGTTGGAGTCTGTAGATCTGCTCTCCCGGTTCTTGAGCTCCGGCCACTCCGACGAAAAGTTCGTCACCGACATCGTCATCAGCTTCACCCTCGCGGGCCGGGACACCACTTCGGCGGCTCTCACCTGGTTCTTCTGGCTGCTTTCGCAGAACCCACGTGTGGAACAAGAGATCTTGAAGGAGATCAACGACACGGCGTCGTCTGAGTCGGCGGCGGGAGGAGGTTACGACGAGGTGAAGGAGATGGTGTACACCCATGCGGCGCTGTGCGAGAGCATGAGGCTGTACCCGCCGGTTCCCGTCGACAGTAAACACGCGGTAAACGACGACATTTTGCCGGACGGCACGAAGGTGAAGAAGGGGATGAAGGTGACGTACCACGTGTACGCGATGGGGCGCATGGAGGAGATCTGGGGGGAGGACTGGGCGGAGTACAGGCCGGAGAGGTGGCtggagagaggagaggagagcgGGACCCACAAGAAGTGGAAGTTCGTTGGTAGGGACACATATAGCTATCCGGTTTTTCAGGCGGGGCCGAGGATCTGTTTGGGGAAGGAGATGGCGTTTTTGCAGATGAAGAGGGTGGTGAGCGGGGTTCTGAAGAGATTTAAGGTGGTCCCGCGGGAGAGGGAGGGCGGGGATGAGCCGGAGCTGTTGGCCTACCTCACCGCGAAGATGAAAGGCGGCCTTCCGGTCACCGTTTTGGAGAGGGCTTAATTTAGTATATATTGTCAATGTGTGTGTCTCGTAATGATTACGTAGGTAATCATATGTATACATGCGTGAAGATGCTTATTATTTTCTGAATTTTACCTTTTAACTTTGCAATATTTGGTCTTATCATGTACGTGTATCTAAAGAGTTTGTACTCTCCATAGTTATATGGATGgatgttttgatgtttttggGCACTTGGTCTATCCTTCCAATTATACAGCAGCATTACTAGTTGATTATAATAAACTAATTAGTAATAAATTAGGAAATTGtaattggcacttcaaaaatctcattctacactctaaattttctatatttgaagAGAAATATACACTTGTGAGCAGTGGCAAAACCAGGAATTGTCAGGAGGAGGGgcgaaatttaaaaaagaaaggttccaaaCTAAATGTAGACAACCAAATTCTTTTATATAGTAGACAACATGAAATTCATTCATATATTTATCAAGACAAACAAGTTACAATTGTTGCCAACGAGACTTTATGTTGTAAATTTGCTACTCATTGATAGCTTTAAGTGAAGGGGCATTGCAGTAGTGCCCATCTCTTTGATCATAATACTATATGGCCTCATTTGGTCTACAGGATTGAATTTACATGTTTGTCCATTCAAATCCAATCTTAGAATCTAAACGAAGCCTATATTTGATACAAGCAACTCTAGTGTGATATGCCAAATGTGAAAAGAGTGAACCTTATTAGCCTTTTcttttaagataaaaaaaattgcaacttTAACCAATAGCTGATGTGTCAACCCTTTTCAAGcatcaaattttaacaaaatttgaacTCTTTCGAATAATGGCAGCTAAATTTTGCCTAAAAATCTACGATTTTGAGGACCAATCTGACTCCCACAGTGAAATTAGTAGCTAAAACGAAGGATTTGGTGAAAAGCTAATCTAAATCAAAGATCAAATTGCAACAAAAATCACGCAAAAATATGAATCAAGATTCAATTCTTTAAATTCTAAGTAGGACAAACATATCCACTTATTCATCAATAATCAATGATTCGTATCaataattaatatgtatattacGCTGTAATTCTTATAAAGAATGTCAATTAAGCAAATGATTATGTTAAATtatgaattaataatttaaattaaaataaggcAGAAGGCACGGTAGTGGGGTGGGAAGTAGGGAAGTGAATGTGTGAGTTAACGGGGGATGAGTGGTCCCCTTTCTGTGTGTCTTTTATATATTCGGTAGTGGGGTGGGAAGTAGGGAAGTGAATGTGTGAGTTAATGGGGATGAGTGGTCCCCTTTCTGTGTgtcttttatatatttttaatgccCAAAACGACGCCGTTAGGCatctattatttttgttttttcaaaggGAAAGGACTCATCTTCTTGGTGGGATTGCTTATAGCAAAACACAGCCACTGCACAGATATGCAGCCTGCAACAGTCATGGCTTCACCTTGCAAGTTTTCCGACGATACCAGAGGGGGCGGACCATCGCTTATGTGCTTGATTTCCAGCCAGTGGAGAGGGCTGAACTAGAGCTCCAGTCGTGTTTTCCGGCGAAGGGCCGCCACTCCTCCCCCTCACGTGGCTTCGCCACTGCTTGTGAGatgtgtagaatgaaatttttggagtgccaataatacttcccataaattaataaaaattaaaccatgAGCTAATCGCAAGCCACCTAACCCAGTTAAACCattttaaatgtaattaataaaaattaaaccaagaGCTAATCCCAAGCCACCCAACACAGTTAAGACCATTGCAAAAGTAATGTATCAGTCGCATTCCaatttttttgtattatatGTAAGAAGCGACAAACATGTATGTCATGCATTCTTGTCCAAACTACAcgttaatgttgttttgctcTATTGGTGCTCCCTTCACTAGTTTTTACACTGGACTAAAAGTTAGTATCTGGAGTAAAAGTTAGTATAATCCTGTGTTTGTTATTCATAAGgactaattttaataaaattatgagGAACTCTCCTTGACTAAGTCCCTCAATAGAAGTCTCAGCGAGACCCCTCAGAAAAGTAGAGGATTGCTAAGCCGCCTTTAATCTCGCCCTCTCCCTTCTCCTTCGTACCTTCGCTCCCTACTTCTTCCGCGTCGCACCGCCTCATAGACGTCCAACATGTAGAGATCGACAACAGACCTGCATCATTGCTGATGATCTTCGTTTGGTGCTTTCTGCTGCATCGTGAAATTGGAGTCCCAGCAgaggaaggaaaagaaataCACGGATGGAGTCAGAGTGTGATCCGAAGACGAACAAGTTATTGGATTTGGGTGCCCTAACTTTTTGAATTATAAATTCTGAATTCGCTAGGTTTTTAGTCTTTCATGCCGATCTGTATTGAATGAAAGTTGGGTAGAGATGCTTGACATACTCAGAGTAGCTGAACAACGCGTTAGAGGTGACTCAACTCTGCCTCCTTTTTTCTATAGAATATTGTAGTGTTTGATTTCTTCATGAAAAAAGTTGGGGTTCCATTATAAAACAAATTGGCAATATAGgaagtagcccaacctcttaaaAGCCCATGCAAGATCCCTCATCCTATCAATGTGGGACTTATGCTCAATACACCCCCTCACGTGTCGCAAATTTACAAGCTTagcacgtggacaacacaacaaGGTGACGTGGAGTGTGTGTAGTCATTTGGCTTCACATgtgggacaacctgctctaATACTATGAAAAAAGTTAGgattcaccataaaaccaattggcaatatagagagcctaacctcttataagcccaggTAAAGTCattcctctcatcaatgtggactcattctcaacacttaatgttgttttgctGGGTTAGTGGATTGGATTGCCATCTTAATTGTGTAATTATGATTTTGCTTCAAATTGTGGTTGTGTTTTTGGGATGTCTTCCGTTTCCCTTTTTTCGTATTCAACTACAAAATATGTTTGCGCTTTGCTGCGGGATTGAATGTATTAGCCGCAACGGGCATGAATAATCTCTACACAGAGTAATTTAAAAGACGGTGTAGCACCTAAGAACCAACAAAGTGAAACTTTGTTTGCTATATATGGATATCCATGGTATAAAAAAGCGTTCATTTGTAGATCGTTTACCATCACTATTATACTCATACTTTCAAGTGATCAGGCTACCACATGGGGAAaacacagaaaaagaaaagcaggAAAGTAGAAGACATAATATTTGACCATGTAATAATAAGTTTCTGAAAGAATTGCTAAATCATCTCACAAATTCAATCGTTAAACGTTGCACTGTGACCCATAATAAAGATAAGGTTTATGGCTCGttcataaatcaaaacaaagaacTATCAAAGGAAAATGTTTAAGATGATGAAAATACAAAAGTGGACTGGGCAACCTTGCATATTTTCTATTAGTAACTCAACGAATAATTTAGAATGATTCACCCGATTCCAGCTCATCTGGTTCCTCTCATCATTAGCTCTGTATTTCAGAGGCTGCGTAGGCATGTTTGTAGAAGTTGTCAAATAATCCCCATCTAAAGATTGAGAATAACCCACATTTACATTGCACAAAATTTTATAGAAAAGGggacaaattaaaatattttaaataagtaTTAAGATGCAAACATTCTTAAGATGAATGAGCAGAAAAATGAAACCAATccaatgaaaatataaaaggaaaaggaattaaagaaaagttataatttaagtaTTTCAAATTAGCGAGTAGTCAATGTCAATTGATCCCAAAAAAATTCATATCAGCTCTCATGTAACATGGCATCATACACACTACCTCCACTGCTTCGTCTGATCACAATACGACtaagttttatttgtatataaATGAGTATTACAAACTGGGTTCGAGTCAGAACTATTACGTAGTCGAAAAAGGTAATAAATAGGGAGGAAAAAAGCATGAATTTTAAGTCACTGTCACTCTGTCATgtacaaaatgagaaatgacTTTCTTTTCTGCATAAAAATTTACTAAAGAAACAGAACTTATGTAATCATGTTAACTACAAACTGCActacaaaaaaattgaagtatttCCAAATATGTTGAAATCTGAAGGGGAAAAGATGATAATTCTTCTGATTGCATAAgattatacaataaatataaGATGGTGTGATCTCATAAAATTCAGTATTTAGGAGAAAAGAAGATATAAACATACGCAATTCGCTTTCAGACTTGCCAAATAGATCTCATAAAACTCAGTATTTAGGAGAAAGGAAGATAATCTTGCCAAATAGATCTCATAAAAGTTAGTATTTCTAATCCGTTTTCAGACTTGCCAAACCATGTCACTTTAACGGAAGAATTGACTGACAAATTGatggaaggtatgaaattgtaataaaTTTGTAGATGAGGTATgccattaaaatattttaaagatgaagtatgaaactgtgactgacctaataattgaggtagttttatataatttacccGAGATTCTAAAGCAACACCCCGTAGAGGGCATGTTAGTCCCTCCCTGTTAGGGTGAATCATCGAGTCTAGACATGAATGAGTCAATTTATCATTATGCACCCTGTCTTGATGTTCATGGGCGTTTTGGTCGAAACAATGGAATACTGAGCATGCATAACCAACTGGTTTTAGCATGACAATTATAACTGTTTTTTCACATGTAATTCTTTCATAGCTTTACGctttaaagaaaaatacttcaaacACAATAGTTTAGAGAAAAACTCAACTCGACTGACATTATATAATAGGAGTGCGACACAAAGGAACTTCACATCTTGTTAATTAAAGCATGACATGTTGATAGATAAAGCCTTTTTGGTTCTGTCCTTTCGCTCCTTCCAATTGAGGCCTTCAAGGGTTTTAGTATGAAACTACCCGAGTTTTAGGCACAGATATGTACGCTAACCCAACTTTAGGTACATATATGACATATTGATACCATAAATCACACTAACCGACCTTTAGGTATAGATATGTACAGATAACTACCCAATTTTTAGGAGtgatcaaattattcctaatttttttaagggtgtgctatccatatacctttttttacttctcacatactctTCTAACTTTCAACCGTCAGATCAGATGAACTAAAGAAGATCAAAGGACATAAATTAAATAACTACCTAACGTTTTTAAAATTAGACCTCCGTTAGGCTACCGGCGTTAAGTGATGACTTTAACAACCTTAAGTAATAATATTTCTGCGTTAAGTGATGACTTTAACAACCTTAAGTAATAATATTTCTAGCATTAAATGATGAGATGGAAAAATACTAAAATGGTCTCTACTAATCATTGTCTTTGGAGCTCTAGTTCCCCAAAATCGACTCCTTTTAGTCAAGTTAAGTTGTACATTTTCTTAGCTAAATTGCATTGGTTTGGAGATTCAAAGCTCTGTAAATGACTTGAAAGTAAAAACCCACTTTAATAATTGTCCACATCACAACTTAATGCTATTCTTGGATAAAATTAgtacttgaattttttttcaaattaacaCCATAACATAATTTATGGTTAACTGCATTTTACACCACAAAGTTTGAGGATCATTTGCAAAATAAGCCATGAGGTTTCAATTTTCGCATATTTCACCACATGATTTTTGTATTAAACCAATTTAACCTCTCTATCAACTTCACCATCTAATTAGACGTTGAACGTTGATGTGACATAGATTGGGCCTACATTTGAGGCACATGTTGACCTTCATTTTCATACAAGATTAAAAGAGTAAAGTACTAAATGATGAAATTGATGGTCAACATATGCTTCAAAGGCGAGCCTATACTATCACATATCAGTATTAAATATCCAATTAGATGACGGAATTGACGAAGAGGTTAAATTGATCCAATTCAGTAACCACATGGTGTAATATACGATGATTGAAATCTCGTGACTCATTTTGCAAATGATTACAAATCTTGTGGTGTAAAATGCAATTAACCCTTTAATTTAATGGAAGCAAAGTTGTCTTTGCACATTGCCCAAAAAGAGAGTTTTTTGGTATGTCCGGAACATGAGTTGGTATACTAAATGTCATGATACATGGAGGAATATACTTTTTAGTGTCCCTCCACTATATT
This genomic stretch from Pyrus communis chromosome 2, drPyrComm1.1, whole genome shotgun sequence harbors:
- the LOC137725500 gene encoding cytochrome P450 94A1-like, which produces MFLELLTFASLLLLPILFFLFKFSSHPNPKTSNLPKSYPIIGSFPSLYKNHRRRLQWFTDLLRASPTNTFTLHHSLGRHWVVTANPTVVQHILKTNFPNYQKGEASRSTLADLLGDGIFNVDGDNWKFQRQVSSHEFNTKSLRKFVEQVVDTELSDRLIPILSASAANNSVLDFQDILQRFAFDNICRIAFGYDPDYLLPSLPEAKFAVAFDDAVQISSERFGLPHPVWKLKRALGIGSEKRLRAVVSEVREFANTIVREKKQDLSEAKALESVDLLSRFLSSGHSDEKFVTDIVISFTLAGRDTTSAALTWFFWLLSQNPRVEQEILKEINDTASSESAAGGGYDEVKEMVYTHAALCESMRLYPPVPVDSKHAVNDDILPDGTKVKKGMKVTYHVYAMGRMEEIWGEDWAEYRPERWLERGEESGTHKKWKFVGRDTYSYPVFQAGPRICLGKEMAFLQMKRVVSGVLKRFKVVPREREGGDEPELLAYLTAKMKGGLPVTVLERA